ACATTAATATATTGCCCGCTATTTTGAGCTGAGTTTCTTTGTCATTGACTGAGATGACATGTATGTGGATTCATTACCAAGATTCACACGAAAACATACCTTGAGAAGTTCATAAATATAGTAGCGTATGTCATAGTCTGACAAGGTAGGGTACAGAACTTTGAAATCTGTACTGTTCACATATTCAAAAATCAAGCTGGGAGTTTTTGAGTGCTGATCTCTAACGATATCAAGCAGCTTCACTACATTTGGGCCACCGCAGAGATTTTGTAGTATTTTGATCTCTCTCTTTATCTGCACAGACATAAAGAAATATATCTTATTAGCAGGGTTTAAGCTTCTAGCAAATGTCAAATGACAGGCTGATAATAAAGTTGCTTGAAAAGACAAACAGTAGGACAAGTTTTCGATTTGAAGAGACTACGGTAGGTACCGCCAACTGGAGATTAGGTCCCACGTAAATTTTGCATATTGCTGAAAGATTCTTATAATCTAAATGTAAGCCAGTCtaacaatattatatatttagcAAGTGGATATAGCAGAGCGTAACAAACTACACGCTAACGTATTGCCAagaataaaaatggaaaaacaaaaataagcCAGGACAAATGCAAGCAAAGAAATTAAGATTACAAATCTTTTACATAAAGGTCTCTGCTCAGATCCCATGAAATATGGGCAGATTCATAAAGTCACAGTGAGGTGGAAAATGCAGGTGTTcaccttctttttcttgacGGGCTTAAGGATCTTGATTATGCACTTCTCATTGTTGGTGACATTAATACCTTCGAAGACTTCACTGTATTTTCCTCTTCCAACTTTCCGGACGACCTCGTAGTCATCTTGATCGCTGAGTCAGACAAAGgaaaagggggggggggggggggggggggggggggggggggggggggggggggggggaaaaaGCATGGTCAGTACCTTGCACTTCAAAACAGCCACATCGTATCAAAGCCAGTACACAGCAGCAGCAAGGGAACCAACAAGATGCGAACACATTTCCAAGCAATGCGAATCGGCCAATAACGGCATCCTTCATTTTGCGGAGAGATAAATGATGACAAGGCACATCAAACAATACAAAGGGATCGGAATCGAGCAACAAGCTGATGCTGCAACAAGAATTAACTACTAGTCTTCTATTATCAACAACCACACAGCCAAATTAACTTCCCCGCCCAACTGccagaaaaaaatttatccttTGCTTCACTAAACGAAACCCGAGCTCAGCCTCAATCATCCCAACAACAGTCCTTCCGCATCTTCTCGCCTCTCAAATTCAGAAACAACGCAGAACAGCAATTTGCCAGAACAATTGCAAGAAAACCACAAAAGGAAACGGAGAAAGTTCAGCTGCAAAACTCAGGTTACGAGCAAATCAGCAGCACAGCAGAATAATCGCAGCGAGAACGTGTTAGGGTTTGAACCCCTTTTACCCCCATTGGACGGTGAGAGACTCGTAATCCCAGTAATCCCGCGGCCGGTGGACGTTCACGTCGGCGTAAACGCGAGCTCTAGACATTGACGCCGGAATCCAGCGACGGCGGGGGGGCGGGGCGGATGTTATCTGCAGAGGAACAGATCCTCGGTGCCGGTTGATGGGGTGCGACGCAAGAGGATTCTTTGGTGGTTTGACGGATTGAAGAAATTATTGAAGACTGCTCGGTGGAGCTTTCACATCATGGGATTCCTTAGCAGAAAGCAAACTTCGTATTCAGTGATTTCGATTTTCGGATTTATTTCAGGATTTTGTCTTGAGAATATTTTCCCCAATTTATTTACTGTTTGTCTGTTCAAAtctatctttctatttttgaCGTGGGATAAATATTGTCTGCATAAACACAGTAACCGCCAGAAATAGTTTTATTATGCCTTTAATTAATAGTTTTCTTTCTTATGGATTTCTTACACAATTTaagtatttattaaaatttgattagATTAAGGTtgcatttggtttcatagtaggattttaaaatcagattttgattttgattttgagtggaataaatggggtccaccctttgactttgtatgagttatgttgttttgttgtggaaaaaagtggtataaatggggctcactctttgactttgtatgaattattttgttttgtaataggtagagttaagttagaattgtgattttaaaattgcatCCACAATCCAAACAGGCTCTAAACACTCAAATCAGTTAGTAAATGATGATCATGCAGAAACAAAGGGTTGGAGCTCATTCCTCACGATATTCAGGTGAAAAAGAATCGATAAGAACCGATAAAATTCTTACGTGATACAAACTCATGGTTATTTACTTATGACTAAGATCAAGTGTCGTATTTTATAAACTCATGGCTCAGCGCTAATGAACTTATTAGACGTGATGCTCGCGCTACCGGaagaagggagagagagagatacaTAGAGAAAGGAGGGAaagatagagaaaaaaaaatacagagagaatgtttatttgattaattttaccATCACACCCTCAATTCAATGGTGATTAATCAATGAAATTTATAGTGGGCGTAGATAAAAATGAGAATTGAAAGTGAAACTTAAAAAGATTTTCGGCCCTCATATTAGCAGTAATAAAAGTTCATTAATTCGTTATATGCAATTTTACAGGTTCTTTTCTCACGTTGAGTGTGATGAGATATGATAACCAAAAgatttttttgctaaatagtTATTTGTTtgttcaataaaaataaattcaagtgatgagaagcaatattagcttaatgaaataatttatttttaacttattttcaaattctaaaaagaaatttatctCTGTTCCTTCCGATTTATCATTCATCCCAGCAAAAAAAGGTAACTAATGTTAATTAtaagctttcttttttttcagtgaaCAATTATAAGCATTTAATATGAATTAGTCTCATCATTTGGGCAATTTATGTAGAATCtggatatatataatgtgaaaGCATGGCCCCGTTAGAGAATTCtgcaattttttagaaaaattatcaaaatggGAAAAAACACGTTTACCTATTAAAACGTGGAATCaattttcaaagaaaattCTCTTCTCCACTTCTCTAATTTATATAGGATTTGAAgaaggcttttttttttttttggtttcctACGCTTCTCCACTCTTGAAGTGAAGTAGAAAACACGGTCCTCCaaagtttttttgttttcctacGTAATAAGTGTGTTTGAGTTTTGATGATCATGGGGCTTTGATGCCACATCTTCTTGGGCCACTTTTTGTTGGCCACTTCTGGTGGCTCCCTCgtctatcttttcttttcgttTCTATGATCATGGGGCTTTGATGCCACATCTTCTTATAGTTGCATTCTCCTACAGCATCATTCATTCATATCTTTATGGAAGATCTGATTGACAAGGAGAGATCGTATAGTCAATCGAATAGGGTGTTAGGATGTGGCATCTGCAAGTAAACTCGTGTTCCTCgcgtttcttcttcctggccACTACTTTCTCCTTTCTTATTTACGGGGACTTGCCGTGTCCGTATAATCACTACAAGACTTCCAAGTGTGTGGGATCTATTCTAGACAGTCGACTACGTTCATCATAGTAGGTAAAAACAATACCTTAGCTTtttactcactacacaacaaaaataaactCTTCAAAGTAAAAAGGTGGTCCCATACATAAATTCACATACAActccattatactcaatttaatttttaatattaactttttctaattatgcattacttttttacattttttctcataattcaacaccacaatcattacaatccaattaaaatcaaaatcaacaaattaaaattaaaatctaactcccaaaccaaacgcagcctTAGCTTTCAGTTGGTTGAAATTGGTATTGGTGAAGATTTCACACTCTTGGTTCATAACTTTTGGGGATTATAACTACTTAAAAACGTTAAGGAAAACATGAAGGGATGTTGGGACTAAAagtagttttttatttttattttttttccctatgaTCTAAAATCAACTCGATATATCAGACAGGCTCAACATGATATAGGCTCGACCTAAGATAGAGGGAGAGCTCGGGGAAAAGGTATATTATGCGTGGTAGCATTTTACATTGTGTGAGCGACACATGATATATATCATCATGGATTTGATTCccatttttgaatttcaaaaattagatgtaaaaaatctatatatattataacaaACTCCGAAGTTGATATTTCATGTGGCTATCTCATCCAAATTAAAAACATTTTAATCTCATGCTGTCACATCATTGAAATACTATGTCCTCTCATGCCGCCACATCAAcatcttatattttataaattcttcataatttttgtatgatataatatttctattaaaatAGAGTTTTATACTATTAATATATGTACGATAtcttaattaagtaaatttattattgaatagTTGCTCGTAAAATTGTGAATATTTAGTTGGGCAACtatattatttgattattGTGGATGTAATATATTATTGTACGCTTTTATAGTAATACGTACATGAAATGTTTTGGTAATTTATAGACATAGTATGGTAACGTATTCGTTATCGATTATATCTCAATACAggtattcaatatatatatatgtgtgtgtgtgtgtgtgtgttatAACAAATAGAAGGACGATTTTCTATATTCAGAGAAATAtgcattttattaatttatattttcagcCATATACGTTAATATCagattttttgggtgaaaatttTGTGGAAGATATTGCCCTCGTAATTCCGGAAAATCAAGTATTAAAGATTATTCTCTCTCCCAATAAGTGCGTTTTTCGAGACTCGAACTTGCATTTTCCTTGTTAATATCAGATTTTATATCCGTGTAATTGCTCGCGCaaaagtcatttttttttatgtgcacTTAGGTATTTGGAAGTCCGACGAATCTCAACTAATCAAGTTCAAGCTAGGTCGGTCCACTAAGAGGTAAAGTTTTCCtatattttctccattcacaagactcgaactcaaCGTCTTACTTAAACGGAACAAATACTAAACCGCTTGAACCCATTCATGTCGGTGAAAGTGGGTGCTTTTGCACAGTCAAGcataattacatttttctccacgaaatttttaaaaaaagaatcgaTCTAAGTGTATGCAGTGAGGAGTACATACATACATGTGTTGAACAAAATTTGAACAAATTAAAGAAGTGACCGAGCGATCAATTCGCTCGTCAAACAACGTCAATAACACAGAGAAGGAGAGGGAAAGGGAcatgtagagagagagagagagagagggatccGCGTAGAGTTAGTTAATAACGTCCTGCAACTTCAGGTAATTTGGTTAGTTATTTGTTTTTCCATAACACATTCCGTACACTCTGTTCCCTCTGAATGTCAGCTTGGTTCCGTTACATCCAGCCGGCCTACATGTAGGAGAGATCTCCCCAGCTCTCTCCTCGTTTCAGCGGAAATCCTCGTCTTCGTCCTCGTCGTCCTCGTATCCCTAGTCCCTAGCTCCTCTCCTGACGCCCCCGCGAAGCCTCCCAAGTCGTGAAATCATTCCGGCGGCGGCGATGGGATTGGACTGCTGGGACAAGATGAGGGTTCCTCTCAGGAACCTGTGGATCGATGTCGCTACGCGTCTTGGTGTCCGCAACCGCGGTAACTTACTATATACATCCACCCGATTGATttctcatcatcttctttgccCTATCTGGCTACGTCATGAATCTTGATTGTTACGAACATGTTGGGAAACAAACTTGCAGGGTTGCTGAAGCTCCGACAGGATGTGAGGAGATGCGAGTACGACGATGTCCATGTGATGTGGAACATgctgaagaaaaatgaaaccGAGGCGGCAGCCCTGAGCCctaagaggaggaagaagcgATCGTTCTGGAGCTTCTTCGATTGGGCCCGGTGCGCTCCCAACCTCCGCCACTAGCTCGATCGCCTATATCCACACCTATATCCATTAAGATGTCGTATATACTTCTTTTGTCGCTGTCTCCGAGCCGGCAAGGAATCAGAGCGAAAGAAAGAGCAGAAGTACCGATCACTTGTCGATATATTAGACTTATACTTCTCATTCGTCAGGATGAGACATTGGAGCAATGCACGTCAACGCGATGCCTCATCGTCCCACATATATATTAGCCGTATATAGTAACATAATTCTTCTTGCAGTACCTTGCtcccaaaaatgaaaaagaaaaaaaatctcgaCGTGCCTATATCATGTATACGTCGTGCCGTTACTGGGATTTCGATGATCACATGATTAATTGATGATGCTCTTTGGatgtatttttgtttataGCATATGTATACTTCCTCCTTGTTCATATCTCTTGTTCTTTGATATCATCACGCTATATATATCTACGTATAAACGAGCATGTAATTGGATCTATTGACATCGAGGGAGTCTCTCTTTAGTAgcttctatttttataatcaaaagCAGACTCAACTTTCTTCGGTTTATTCATTAAGTTAATTAGTCGATTATAACAATCAAAAGCTATCGATCGActgtatatattattgatcTGTCTCATGTGATGTGAATATTATAATGCCAGAATTTGGTGAACTTGATAGCTACAGAGGAAATAGAGACTCCTGGCAAAAACTCCTTCATCGACAAAATATGTATCGACGATGAACACGGCCCGACTAAACAGGAGCATCTCGGAAAAAACTAGACATGCGTATACTGGTTCGATAAGCAGAATTTGCGTTCACTCAGCCAGTGTAGTTAGCTGCAAACCAATTGCACCTTCTTGAATCTTGTTTACGCCTGGACAATCAAGCATACCATTTTGCATCCCGGATTTTATGTGATTTCGGTTTGAGTTTTAAAatagtaattttgattttgattctaCTATTCATCAAGCATTTACCAGTTCGAAATGCCAGCTGTCATCTGCCGATTAACAAAATATTCAGATTTTATAGACATAGTAGAATTTATTGCATAAATCCCTCTGAAAATACCACTAAAACTACTGTAAAATATGTATAGTAATGTGACAATTTCGCCAAGATAACGAATAATATCAAGCAATTGGTACAGTCTATAGATTGAGAGCCGAAAGCAAACTTCACTGGAACAAACGAAACTCGGAAAAACTTGCTCTGAACTCAATTAGGTGCAACTTCTATATCTAATTTTTATCGGTGCGATTTCTCGTAACCCTTCCCACGGGTCTCTTATGAACCCAAAAGCTGCAAGTGCAAGTTGGAGCAAACTTCGGGGAGCAAGTTAGTGGAAATGTAAAAACTGGGGggtgcaaaaagaaaaatttcctCTAGGGTTTAAGTGCGGGGCCATAGATTCCCACCGCAAGCAGAGGAGATTCGGCAACTCAAGGAAGGAGACGACCGAGCTAGGGTTTCTCAGGACATAGGAAGATGGGGCACTCGAATGTGTGGAACTCGCACCCAAAGAACTACGGTCCCGGTTCTCGCGCCTGGTATGCATTACAGATCCTCCTTTCCTGAGATTTTTCGAATTGAATTTATTGAGCTCGATCTTCCATTGCCGTCTTCGGGATCAGAAATCATAGCTCTTCGATATCAATTTCATAGCTGCGATTGTCAATTTCAAGAATTCGTTGAGGATCTTAAAAAGGCCATCGACAAGTAGAGATTTTGTATGTAATTTGATGATATTCACTGGGCAATTGACTTTCATAATTCTCATATTAAGCTGGAAAAAGGAGGCATAGGCTTTTTATTAGACTCTTACTCAGATGCTGAAATTAGGGAGGTCGtaggagaaagaaaagatattCCAATTCTCTTTGAATTTGCATAAAGGGATGAGTCTAATTTGTGGAATATTCTGTTGATTTGTGCACAGCCGAGTTTGCGGGAACCCTCACGGTTTGATCCGGAAGTACGGCCTCATGTGCTGCAGGCAGTGCTTTCGCAGCAATGCCAAGGAAATTGGCTTCATCAAGGTCCTTTTTTTAAACCCCTTCTTGGGCACTCTTTGGTTTATTTCTTTGAGCTGGCTTTGCTTCTACAAAGTTGCATCTTTGAATCCCTGCGTATGCATAGCTTGAATGGTCTTGCCTAGAAGCACAAAATCCCTTCGATTAGATTTGTTCATAATGAGCTTGTTTGTGCTCGAGGTTGTCAGACTTTTGATTTGGCTGGGGAAGGATGGTAGCACATAGTTCCTGTTTAGCTTTGTTCATAATGAGCTCGTTTGTGGCTCAAGGTTGTCGCCCTTTTGATTTGGCTGAAGCGTGATTGGGTCTGAAGCGTGATTGGGTGATAGTAGCACATTGTTCCTGTTTAGATTTGTTCATAATGAGCTTGTTTGTGGCTCAAAGTTGTCGATTTTTTAATTTGGCTGAGCATGACTGGATGATGGGATAGAGGGAATAGAAGCTCATAGAACAACCCACTCTGGTGCTTGACCAACTAAAAATAGGAGGTTGTGCGGAGAAGGGATAGGGCAGTGGTATTTGCATACTCTGTGTTTCTTGAGCGCGTATATTTATTGCTTGTTCTCCTATCTGTGTTTATCTTGTCATGGAAGTGCAAATTTGACCAATGTTATCCCTGCTGCCTTGCAGTATCGTTAAGGAAAGGATGCATTGACATGATGAAGGCTTCGCCGTAAGATTGGTTGAAGAAGCAGgagtttatattattttccttatcctAGTTAGTTAATCTAAGACTTACTAGTCTATTGCAATCTTAGATTGCTATGAATCATGAAAtgttttgagaaattttgaggtGAGGCAATTTATCCGCTTGAGGCGAGCAATTGTTATTGGTCGGAGTTTCTTTTGACCATGGAGCACAGTCACCTACTTGGTTAATGACAATTGGTTGGAGCATCTTTATGTACATCCTTCTGGGACCCTTTCTCCTCGTATCTATTTAATGCTTCATGCTAGATGACCGAGCCACTTTGTGATGTTGTGTTGTCATCTTCTATTTGGTTATTTTGGTCGAAAGTTATACTTCCAAGTGTTATTTGCCCTATGGTGGCATTTGGTTCGCTGTGAAGTGGAGATTCTATATCGTAAAATCCGAACTTTGCATCGTATTTTACATCGTTATTAACAATTGTAATCACCTTTTCAAGTTGAAACTCTATAACCGTGATTAGTAAAGATTTTGTATTTGAAATACAAGAAATTCTCAAATTAAAATGAGATTATAGGTGTTGGACTCACattaaatcatatattattacGTCATCCACAATCCaataattcaatatatttcAATCTAGGAtttaataaatgaattaatagtcaattttttcttataatttcacATTTCTTGTAAATCTAATAATACTTGAACCAAATGCTTCCTATAATCGAAAGCAAATAATTGGAATCTTTCCGAGCATAAATGTATAAATGTGCAATATTTGATCGGGAAGAAAGATGCCAATGTTTAATAGAGTGCAGTATGTTACGAAGTTCTACACCAATAAAAGACGATGGGCAAATAAGCatgaaaaaataacaattagAGGAGTGGAGGGGCAGATAATCGAACACGAGaccaaaaaaacaagaaaatagaATGGAGGTGCGGGGAATCGAACCCCGTGCCTCTCGCATGCGAAGCGAGCGCTCTACCATATGAGCTACACCCCCGAATTGTGGACCATCGTTGAAAGCCCTTATTACCAAAGTAACCTCAGTAAATGACAAGGATCTGACAGTCTCTCCATTAAATTCTTCCCAATTTTTCCTCTTATTGTCTTCATGGAATTCATTTTCACCGAACAGTTTCACACAAATGTAAACAAACACAAGCATCTCTTCACTCCTTTTCATGTGGGATAGCAGCTTTGAGATATTCAATATTGCAATTGATAAGATTGAGAATATGTACCCTTGTGCACTCATTAACAATCCAAGTATTCGCTCCATGCATGAAGAATAATATACTCAATAAGAGTCTATCTTAGCGAGCAAATCTGTACAAAAAGTTTTGCTTCTCGGTAAACGTGGTTAGCTTGCAATCGCCAGAATCGGTTGATCAAAAGATTAATTAtgctccgtttgttttcaaagtcgtgatttaagattttaactttaactttaactcaaaacactacacaacaaaacacacatttcaaaagtcaaattggtgggtcccatatattattaaaatacaatcccattacaattaattatctctaccttccattcattttatatttcaaaagtcaaactggtggaccccatatatttttgtcttcttctacaatcacaatcacaatcacaaattcgtgactttaactccgaaaacaaacgcattgtAATAATCCCTGATGAGGTCGGGACTACGAGAACGGCGGAGAAGTGGGATTTGGTGGTGGAGAACGGCGGCGAGGTTTCACCAGAGTGAAGAACCAGGGAGAGAGAATAGTTTAGAGAGCGAATGTAGAGAGAGGGTTCATTGGGAAATCTCAAGTTAGTTAGCTCTTAGTCCAGATCATGTATTTATAGACTTGTTCGTACCGACCCCAGGTTAGCTTTAATTTGCTACCAGCCTTTATGGCTTAGTTCGAGCATTCGTTCGTTGATTCATTCTAGGGCAATTGGCCGAGCACTTGCGATAAGAAACTTTACCCGAGCTTCCGGACAGTCTACGCCATTCATGAGGTCTCCACCTACTGTCCTACTAAGTTACCAACTGCTGATTTGTTCGTTTAAGCTTAAACCGTCCCGGTCTCGTGAGGGCCGGGTGGGGTGGAAGGGACGAATGCATGTTGTTAATGCTTCGAGGGGGCACACCGGGATATGATCAGTCGGTTTTTGACGGATGCTTTCACAAGTCTTCCCATTTGTTTGGCCCATAAGAACAATATCTTCTACAAATATAAGGCGAACAGAGAAGCTTTAACACAGGTAACCCCTAGAATCAGTCTTGCTATTGTAGGCACTAAATGGGGTAGAGGATCCCCTTGGCAAATGCCTTGACCTGGGAAAGATAGGCAAGTTAATTCCGTTACGAGGGAGGGACCGAAATATTCATAGGAGAAACGCAACAATAGGGGATAAACTTGATCATAtctttcataaaattaaagaattaaaGGACCGATCTGACGAAGGACCATTCCAGACGATCATAAGCTTTCTCCAAGTCAATTTTTATTGGCAATGATTCCCGAGTTGCGCGTTAGAATCGCTTAAACACTTTCTCCAAataagttttttctttttttgaatgTGCGtaaaagttctttttttttttttcaccatTCGAGCAGAGTTGTCTCTTCCTTTGCTTTCCCTCCTTAATGCACATAGCACGGCATGGGGGGCAGAGCAGAGGGTATGGGACGTGCCCATCGGCTCGAATTCCACCCAGCACGTCCCCCTTCCGCTTCTCTGCATTCAATTCAATCTCTCTGTTTTCTCCACCTCCATCATTCCTTCTTTGTTCTGGTGCCTCCCtaattttttcggtgaaaCTATGTTCAGCCCGTTGGTGGAGATTAATTCCCGATCAGAGCCGAACTCAATGCTGTCGATCACTTCCACTGAAATACAAATCTAAATCCGTCTATGTGATCTATCAACTGCACCACGGCTCGTGTTTTTAATGCGCCCAGCTAATTaattactctctctctctttccaaTTCAATGGAAGACAACAAAAAGCACATGACTCCGTTTCCAAAACCCAGACCCCAACCAGCATGtgttggggttagggatgtacttaaccaaacaataacgcagcaattaatcttcctcccctactggtgtaatcgagataggaactaatcaaatcaaccaacaagcagtaaagtaaaacaacaccaagaattttacgtggaaaaccccaatgtggggaaaaaccacgggaccaactccgaatcaacgatccactatgaaggttatacaatgtctttcatcaagggtaaacccttggatcaccaaactcaagaaaaacactctcttggatcacccaaatactaaattcgtcacccacaccgggtggttcacaaaatcagctgaaacagcacctacagagctcgaatagaaattctgaccgttcagaagttagccccacgtgttgtgaagctgctgtcaaaatttcgtcccaatcggagttcgtttgatatcccgatcgaggtttgatctccagctgcgcgctgcccctgttgagcagaattcggctctgctcttcctttgttctttgtgcTGTTTTGCTGCTTGCAGCTCCTCTGCCGCTGCTGTCTACCCTCTGCTGCTACTGCAGTCTGCTGCTGCTTTTAtacctcagctgatttgctgaagaataaaccctaacaaaaatgggttcttgggcctattaaagcccgataaaagcccaatacaatttgagcccaacttcctccaaattggagggttacccaacaaactccccctcccgactatttggaggcttcaagcataccggctatacttcggcaaacatgaagtttctccctagcgagaggttttgtcatcatatcagctccattctcatcagtgtgcactttgtctagcttcaccagcttggactccaacacatctctaatccaatgaaacttgatatcgatatgcttcgacctcgaatggaaagtgggattcttgcaaagatgaatggcgctttgactatcacagtgtagaacatacctttcttgcttcaagctcaactcctgcaaaaacttttgcaaccacaacatctccttgcaaccttcggtcaccgcaatgtattcggcttccgttgtagacaaagcgatgcacttttgaagtcttgattgccatgagatagctccccctgcaaaagtcatcaagtatcccgaagtggatttccgggaatcgatatctcctgccatatctgcatccgtgtagcccactaactccggcttaccagtgccaaagtgtaaacacaccttggatgttcctctgagatacctcaggatCCATTTAAccgcattccaatgctctttc
Above is a window of Punica granatum isolate Tunisia-2019 chromosome 7, ASM765513v2, whole genome shotgun sequence DNA encoding:
- the LOC116212961 gene encoding 40S ribosomal protein S29, which translates into the protein MGHSNVWNSHPKNYGPGSRACRVCGNPHGLIRKYGLMCCRQCFRSNAKEIGFIKYR
- the LOC116215154 gene encoding uncharacterized protein LOC116215154, with the protein product MGLDCWDKMRVPLRNLWIDVATRLGVRNRGLLKLRQDVRRCEYDDVHVMWNMLKKNETEAAALSPKRRKKRSFWSFFDWARCAPNLRH